The Candidatus Woesearchaeota archaeon region TGTTTCAGCGCGAGTCCTTTCCTGATCAGGCGGTTCGGAGCGATATGGTGGTTCGTTGGGGTGTGGTGGTGCAGGCGTGTGTCTTGGCTGTGGTGGCGGGTTCGTTGACGGCGCTGCTTCCGGGTGTGGGGGCGGCGACTGCTGCGGTGCTTGCGTTGCAGCTTTCACGAGGCTTGGGCGATCATGGTTTTATGGTTTTGGTGGGGGGGATTTCTACGGTGAATTTTGGCGCGAGTTTGATAACGCTTGCCACGATTGGTCGTGCAAGGAATGGTGTTGTGGTGGGTGTGCAGTCCCTTCTGGGAAGGGTTGGTTTCGCTGATGTGTTTGTGCTGGGCGTGGTGGGGGTTGTTGCGGGGGGTGTGGGGGTGGTGCTTGCGTTGTTTTTGGCAAAGCGTTTTGTGGTGTTGCTTCGGCGTGTTCCGTATTCGTGGCTGGCTGGTGGCGTGGTCGGGTTCTTGGTTGTGTTATCGGCCGTTCTTGGCGGGTTTCGTGGTTTGCTGGTTCTTGTGACCGCCGCGGGGACGGGTTTGATTCCTGCGGTAACGAGGACGGCAAGGGTGCACGCGATGGGGTGTATTATGACGCCGGTGATGCTTTCGCTGTTGTTCTAGTTGTGGGCGTAGTAGAAGGTGAGGTGGTTTGGTTCTTTTTTGTCGAGGCGGCAGAATCCGAAGCGGATGAATTGGATGATGTCTCCTTCGTTAAGGGCTGTTGCGTTTCGTTCGGCAACGCCGGTGATGCTGGTCGCGTCTGGCATAATGATAGTCGTGTTGATGAGTTGGGAGGGGTCGTCGGGGAGGTAGTGGATGATGCTGGTGCCTTTCCCTTTGAATGCGTCGTATGCGTCTGAGTGGTATGTTTTGTTCTTGATGTTGCAGAAGTCAATGAGCCTGACGAGTTTGTTTTGGTTGAGGAGGGGCGCGTCTGCTTCTTCGATGAGGAGGCGCTCGCTGACGGTGAGGGTGCGGGTGCCGAGGTCTTTGGTGGGGTGGTTTTTGAGGGTGATGGTTGTTCGTGGCGCGCCGTTGATGGTGATGCGGGTTGGTTTTTTGATGAAGAAGTATCGTTTTGCTGTGTTGTCGAGAATGCGGCGGTTGATGGTTGCTATGGTTTCGAATCCGATGGATGAAGGGGTGCGGGACATGCCGATGATGGTGGCGAGTTCGAAAAGCGCTTCTTTGGTGATGCCTCGTCGGCGAAGGGCTCTGAGCGTGACGAGGCGCGGGTCGTCCCAGCCGGTGTACTCTCCGCTTTCGATGCGTTCTCTGATTTCGCGTCCTGTGGTGAGCGCTCCGGTGATGTTGAAGCGGGCGTATTGTTTGGTGTAGGGGTTGTTGAGTCCGAGGAGGGAGCGAATGTGGTTTTGGAGTTCGATGCGCGTGTCGAATTCGCTGCTGCGAAGGACGTGGGTGACGCCTTGTATGTGTTCTTGGATGGCGCAGGCGAAGTCGTAGAGGGGCCATGCCTTGTAGCGGGTGCCTTGTCGGTAGTGGGGTGTTGAGCAGATGCGGAAGATGACAGGGTCTCGCATGACGGCGTTTTTGTGTTGCATGCTGATTTTGAGGCGGAGGGTGATGGTGCCGTCGGGGTAGTCTCCTGCTTTCATGCGGTTCCACTCTTCTTGGATGGTGGTGATGGGTTTTTCGCGTTCTGGGTTGTCTCGCATGGCGCGGCGGTCTGCAGACATCTCTTGGGGTGTTTGTGTGCTGGTGTAGGCGTTGCCTGTTTTGATGAGTTTGTCTGCGTAGGCGTAGTAGGTTTCCATCGCGTCCGAAACGAATACGGTCTTGGCAGGGGTGATGTTGAGGTAGTCGAGGACGTCAGTGGTGATGGCGTCGACGTATTCTTGTGCTTCTTTTTCTGGGTTGGTGTCGTCAAAGCGTAGGATGCAGGTTCCTTCGTATTTTTTTGCGTAGAGGTAGTTGATGAGGAAGCTCATCGCGTGGCCGATGTGCGGGTATTTTGATGGTTCGGGGGCCATGCGTGTGGTGACGTTGCCGCGTTTTGCTTCAGGGAGTGGTGGGAGTTCTTTTCTTGCTGCTCGGTTGTTTTCTTTTTTTTCTGCTTGTTCCTTTTCAAACTCGGGGTTGATGCGGTGGAGTTCTTGTTGTTGCTGAGCACTGGTGAGCTTGTTGACGTCGTCAATGATGCGTTGGACTGTGGGTTTGATGGTGTTGAGGTTTTCTCGGAGGGAGGGGTTGTTGTGGAGGAGTTTGCCGATGACTGCTCCGAAGCTTGCTTTGCCGTGGTATTTGACGGCGTTTTCCAAGGCGAGCTTTCTGGCTTGGGTGGTGATGGCTTCATTCGTGGCGGGGTCTTTCTGATCGCTCATTGTGTTGTTTGCAACGGACTGGTGGCTTATAAATGTTGTGTGGTCGGGCTTATTTTTTTTGGAGAAGGAGAAGGGTGCCTTGTGGACCGGGTAGGGCGGGGGGTGTTTTTAGTCGCTGGCCGGTTGGCTTTGTTGGAGGCCGTGGTTGTTTTGTTGGGAGGGTGTTGTTTTGGCAGGGAGGTTGATGGCTTTGATGCGTTGGTAGCGGTTGTACTCGTCGTTGTCGATAATGAGGTCGAAGATGGCGCTTCGGGGTATGTGGAGGTCTTCTTCGAGGAGGTCGACGATGCCTGCGATGATGTCGTAGAAGAAGAGGTGTTTGCTCTCTTTTTCTAAGTGAGGGTAGTGTTTGGGGAAGGTGGTGAGTCTGTAGTGGAAGTAGCGTTTTATTTTTTCGATGTCGGCATAGAGCCTCGCGGCTTCTTCTGTTTTTCGCGGGTGGATTGGTTGTGTGGCGCTCATGGTGGCTTGTTGGAAGGTGGAGGGATGCCACAACACTATTTAAATGTTATCATTGAATGGTGATGAATATTTATGTGTTGGTGGGGTTGGGGGGTGGTCGTTCTGAAGGTCGTTGGTGTGGCAAGCCTCCTGCTGGTTCAGCCATTTTCTGAACCAAGGAAGGTTCCTTCCTGCAAACCGTTTAAATTTTTCTGAACCAACCCGTTCTGCAAGACCCTTTGAAGAAAGGAGGTGTCGGGGGAGGTGGATTGCTATGCTGAAGCGAAAAGACCTGTTGGTGCTCAGCCAATTGAGGCGCAACGCGAGAATACCGCTCACGAAGATGAGCAAAGAGACGAATATTCCTGTCTCAACTATTTTTGATACGTTAAGAAGCTTTGAGCAAAACATTATTAAGCGCCATACGGTGCTTATGGATTTTCGCAGGGTCGGGTTTGACCTGCGCGTACATATCTTGTTTAAACTGCCGCGTGCAGAGCGTGAGTCCTTCGAGAAATTTCTTCTCTCTTCGCCGAGGGTGAACTCTGTTTTTAGAGTGAGCAACGGGTTTGATTACGCGGTGGAGGGTATTTTCAGAGACATGCGTGACTTGCACGCGTTTTCTGAATCCCTTGACCGCTTCGACCTCGAAAAAAAGGAAGAGTTCTTCATTGTGGAAGACTTAAAGCAGGAAGGATTCTTGACTGATGAGCTCTTTCTTGACGTGATAGACCGAACGAGCAGTGTGGAGTGGGCGGGCAGGAAGAGAAGGAGGCCGTCCAGTTCTGAGAGGCAATCATTGAGCGTGGCGGCTTTTGTGAAGAATCCTTCCTGAGACGAAGAGAGGTGGAAGCACTTCCTCGAGGGGCAAGGGTGAGTATGCGTGTATGAACAAGAGAAGGGTGTTTTTTTGCTCGTGGTGCTCTTTGGTAGGGAAAGCAGGGTGGCGAGTGCGGCGCGGTAGGGGGTTTTTTGCCGCTTCCTCCCGCAAATATTTATAAGGTTCTTTTCGCTTCTCTGTGCCCATGCACAGGATTGAGCGTGAGATTCTCAAGCTTTTCAAGAGAGATCCAAATATTGAAGTTTCTACAGGGGATGTCGTTCGTGAAGTGCTTGAGCCTGAGTACGCGCTGATTAAGCGCGATTTGCATCGGGCCGCAACGCCCAAAGAGCGTCGAGTTGTCCAGCGAAAGAAGGCAGGCCTTCATCGCAAGGTGTTGTATCATTTAAGCAAGTTGGTGGAAGACGGCATCTTGCAGGTTGCGGGGAGCAGGGAGAAGGGGGAGAAAGTGTTTCGGTTGGGGCTTGAAGAAGGGGATTACATTATTGAGAAGAGCAAGCGACGTATTATTATTTCCAAGCCGGCGAACACTTCCGTTCCCATGGAAGGGCTTGAACACGAGGGGGTCGTGGCGAAGTTTGAGCCGGAAACGTGGGTGACCCGTCTCAATGCGTTCTTGCTCCAGGCGCAGAAAGTCGGGAGTATTGATCGTTTAGTGCTAGCTTTGCGGGATGCTTTCGCTGCGGTGAATGACGTCGTTGGCGTTGGAGGGTTTGAGTCGTTCTTGCCGGCGAAACGTGACGACGGCTTGGGGAAGGTGTTTTCGGCACTGGAAGAAATGAATCTTGATGCGGGTGATTATCATAAGCGGGTGTGCTTGCTCATTGATGTAGAGCGATGTAACCAAGAGCGTGTGCTTGCTTCCTTCCTCGAGCGCTTTGCCAACGCTTCACTGGGCAATATTTCTCTTGTGCTACAACTCTCCGCGGGGGTGTGCGCACGTAAAAAATCTGTTCTGGCCAAGGCGGTAAGCGCGTTTTGTACGAGCAAGGTTAAGCTTAACGTGCATAATAAAGATGTGTTGCCGGCGCCGCTCGTTATTGGAAGGGGAGGGGTGTATGCTGTATCGAAGGAGGAGTGGGAGTCCGCGCGAGAGGAAGTCGAAGGGCTTCGCGGCTTTGCGCTTGCTCAGTCCAGCGTTGCTATTGATGCGGGCAAGCTTTTTTCCAAGAGGGAGCCGTTGCGCGCAAAGGGTTCGCTTGAGGGGTTTGATGATCGCCTCCTCAAGGTCGGCAAATCGCTTTTCCGGGCGAATGTGTTGCAGCGCCAGCACGCTCAAGAGTATTTTGGGGCGTTGCACAGGATTGATCAGGGAACGTTCAGTTCGTTTTTTCGATTGAGCAGGTGTTATGTTCGGTTATGGAATTATGATTGGGAGCGGGCAGAAGAGGCGGTGGCTTTGCTTGAGAGGGGGAGGGAGCTGCTGAGTTCCTTCTGTCACGCTGAGGAGACGGTGTTTAAGGCGTGCGGGATGCCGGTGCGGTTTCGCATCGCGCTGTCAAGCGCCTTTGGCAAGTTCGACCAGGAAGCGTTCAGTGTACGCACCTACCAAAAGTCGGTTGTGAGAAGCATTCGCGATCTGCAAAGCGAGGAGGGCGTTGCTTATCTTCGTGTGCGAGAACGCCTTGCAGGTTTGTTTTCTGGCGGGGATCGTGTTCGTTTTTTCCGTCACGGCAGCGTCTCGGGCCGTGAGGTGGTGAAGGAGTGGGGGTTCCTCCTCTCAGAATTTGATCTTCCTTGTTTCACGTATGATTTTCGAGGGCTTTCAGGGAATCTTCGGCTCACGTCGTACTTGTCGTGAAGCGTGTTCGGTAAGCAGGAAAGGTGTTAAGAATGGAAGTGTCGGTTTTGTCCGCGATGGATGGTTGGCGGGTGGTGCTTGAGCACATTATCCAAAACGGTGTTGTGTTGAAGGATCAGGATGGCAGGTTGTGCAGAGAGGTGTTGCATTGCGTCCTCACCATTGAAGACGTTTCGCGCGGGCTTGAGGAGCCGATGGAGCTGCTTGCTCGGTCTTCGAAGTGGGTATATCCGAGAAAGGAGGAGTTGGCGTACGTTATGCGGGCGAGAAAGGAGAAATCCGCGTATGAGTACATGTACGGCCCGCGGATTTTTTCGTTTCGCGGGCAGTGCAATCAGCTTGACGAGTTCATCATTCCTCTTCTTCGTGCATCGCCAACGTCACGACGGGCTGTCGTGGTGCTGTATGATCCTTTTATTGATTCTCGAATTGGCGGTGGCGGCAGTCCTGGCTTGGTGTTCTTGCAGTTCCGCGTTCGCGAAGGCGCGCTTTTTCTCAGCGCGGTAATTCGTTCTAACGACATGTTCATGGGGTGGCCTGCGAACGTAGTTCAGTTGGGGATGGTGCAAGAGTACGTGGCAGAAAATCTCGGTGTTCAGCGAGGAGGGATCACAACGGTGAGCATGTCCGCACACGTCTACGAGGAGAACGTAGGGGATGTCGCGGCGGTGTTGGCAGGGAAGGTTCCGTAAAAGGCATGGGCGGCGAAATGATCGTGGAAGGGGCGTTGCTTTTCGTGGTCGAAGGAGGTTCTTCATAAAATATTTAAAGAAACGCTTGTTTTTTTTGGCTTTGAGCGGGACGGGCGGAGTTGAACGAGTAACAGAAACAGGTAACAGGAACATGCTGAGGAGAACAAGCGGGTGAACGATGGCTTCGAGACGGCAACGAAAGGAGGATAGGAGAAAGCAAATACTCATGAGTGTGTTTTTGAGTGCAATCATGGTGTTTAGTATTGCTGGAACGTATCTCGGCTTTCAGACGCAAACATCGTCTTCTTTTACGTATGGGGGTGTGAAGTTTACGCCGAAGGACGGCGTGTTCAAGGCGAACATCAAGGGGAAGGACTACGAGTTCTATGTGCCTCCGCAACTAGTGGAGCGTTACGTGCTTCCAGACGGTTTTTTGGACACGTTGAAGGAGGCGGGCGTTGTTGCTATTGCGTTTTCTCCGGATGAGGAGAACGCGCCGTTCATTGACACGGTTCGCTTTGACCTTGCAAGGGAGCTTCCCGTAACAGGGTTTGGTGTAACCGAGGAAAGTGCTGACTACGATCTTGGCCTGCTCGGGTGTGAAGATGCCTCTCCTGCTTTTCCTGTCATTGTCTTGCAAGTGGCGAATGTGACGCGGTTTTCAGGGGATGCTTCCTGTGTGGTGTTTGAGGCGAACAATACGGGTTTTTTGGAGCTTCGTGACAGCTTGCTCTATCAGTTCTTAGGGGTGGTGCCTGATGCCTCCTCATAGGGTGAAGCAGGCAAAGCAGGCCGAGCCTGCGCGAGCGTCAGGACGGCGTTCGGGAACGTCACGACGTTCGCAGGCGCGGGGCGAAGGGCGCTCGAGGAGCGGCGAGGCAGGCGTGCAAAAGGAGAAGGATCGGGCAGCGCTTTTCTTCCTTATCTTTTCTGTTGTCGTGATTGGCGCAGTCCTTATTGGGGGTGTTTGGCTTTCTCGGTCGTGGGCGAGCGGTCCCAAGGAGGATTTCACGTATAATTATTTTCCTTTTGAGCGGTTGGGAGATTTCTGGGTTACCTCTATTTCTGTGGAGGGGAGGCCGTACGCGATCCAACTCTACTATCATCCTTCGGAGGTGGAAAATATTAGTTTTGATCCTGCGGCGAAGGCACTCATTGTCGATAAGCGGCCAAAGCGATTATTTGTTGCACTCGACCCGGACGCGGGGAGTGTTCCTGTCATTGCCGGGGTGGAGATTGCGAAGATTACTGGGACGGGGAATCAGATTTTAAACATCCCGACGAGAAGTGCTTTTTTTGGAAGGCCGCCGGCGCAGAATGCGGAAGGCTTGGTTGTGACGTGCGACACGGCGGATGAAAACACCACGGTGGTGTGGATTCACGTCGGCGAGCAAACGAGGGTGGCCGCGTCTGGGGATTGTATTTTAGTGGAAGGCGCAACCGCGCAGGAAACGGTGCGGGCGGCGGATCGCTTAGTGTTTGCCTTGCTTGGCATCATGCCCGAGAATCCGCAGTCTCTTCCTGCAGGGTAGTGGAGAAGGAGGCCATGCTCCCTTGTTCGTCTCATGACGCGGCACTGATTCAAATTCTCAACCTTTTTTTGTGGTCACACTTCGTCAACGCCGCCTTCTGTTGGGATGACGAGGCGTATGCCCACGCCCAGTTTGAGGAGTGCACTGAGGAGGGCGGTGTGTTGGGCGCCGGTGCCTGAGGAAATGTTGAGTGCAACTTCTGTTTCGTAGCGAAGCGGTTCTTTGAGGGCGGTTATGAGCGCATCTCTAAGGTGTATGACGTCTTGGTCGAGGTCGACGACGACGAGGTTGGCTTGTTCTTGGCATTTTTCTTTGCCGAATGTGTTCGTCACGAGGTAGGCTTTTTCAAAGACCTCTGAGCGCAGGAGCTTGAACACTTCAGCCCAGCTTCCCTTGCCGGTTGAGAGGAGCGCAACGAGGGTGGTCATGGAGGTGTGTTGGTGTGTGTTCTTTTTTAAGCTTTTAGCTTGACGTCACGGAACACGCAACGTTCTTTTTCTGTGCGCTGCTCGTGACGTGTTGTGTTTGTTGATTGTCTTTTTTTTCGTTGTTCTATACTTTTTTTGATTGCGTGTTTTTTGGCGTTTGGTAAACCATAAAGTTTAAATCAAGCAAGCGGGTTTCAGGAAGGATATGGGTGCACAGAAGCGAGGAAAATCTGCAAAAGCCTCTTTTAAAGAGGGGCCCGGCGTGTGTAGGCATTGCTTGAAGTGGTTGCAGTTTGGTGAGTCGTGTTGGGTGTATTGGCCTGGGAAGAAAGTTTGCCCGAGCAAAGTAGAGACGAAGCAGGAGTGGGAAGTTGCCAAAGAGCTCTTAGAGGCGGCCAGTCGCAAAAAGTCGTGATGAGGATTTTTTTTTTTTTTTTTTTTTTCTGTTTTTTGGTTCTTCTTCGGCTTTCCGTTTCCCCATTTTTTTTGTTTTTTTTTAGAAGGTTGTTTTGGAGGGAGAGGGGGTTCGTGACGGGTTTGGTACGCGGCCGCGTGTGGGAGCACGTGCTCTTTTTGAGGAATATTTATAAAGAAGGTTTTTTTCAGAAAGATGGGTGTCGGTACGCGAGTTGTGGACGGCGTAGTCTGAGCAGGTGAACAAGATGGTTTTTGTGGCGAGGTCAGGACTCGTTGGTGCTTTCGCGCTAGGGGTCTTGTTGGTGCTGGTCTCCTCCTTCGCGTTGAGCGCGGCTGGGGGGAGTGTTCGAGTTATACCGTTGGAGGAGGGTGCAGGCGGTGCTCGGGTATCGTTTGACCGTTTTGCTGAAGAGGTGTTGGTGAACTGGTCAAACCTTCCTGACGGCTTTGATGAGGTTTCTGGGTTTGGGTCGTATGTTGTTACGGCATGCTTGTTCGAAGGGAACGAGTCCGTTTGTGATGTGGCGCGCGTGGTTGCCAATGTGTCCGAGGATCCGGTGATTGAGCTGGACATGTCGGGGAAGGTTGTTTTGGAGGTTATGCGGGTTCCGATGAATTTCAAGTGGGGGTCGGTGAGGGTGTATCCTCGGCGTGGGGTGCAGATCTTGCAGGCGCATTGTGAACCTCGTTGGGTGTGTTCGGCGTGGGAACCTTCTTCGTGCGATGATGCGTCTGTTCATGAGCAGACAAGGTCGTGCAGGGATGAGGCGGGCTGCTTGACGCAGTTTGGCAAGCCCCCGGAGCGTTTCTTGTGCCCTGCGAAGAACGAGTCTGTGAAGGAAATTCCCGTTGCGAAGGAAGTCGTGTTTGGAAAGGGTGAGGAAAAGGGAGGGTTCCCTTTTTTCTTGGTTGGGCTGGCCTTGCTGGTTATGGTTGCTGGTCCTGGCGTGGCGGTGTTGGTTTTGCGAAGAAGGATGCGCAGCAAGGCGGTAAAGGCAAAGCGGAAAGGTTCGGGGAAGCACTTGGACGTGACGGTGAAGGATTTTATTTTGTTGCGTTTGCGGCAGGGGTATCATGTGAGTCAGATTAAGACGATGTTGCTTGCGCAAGGGTATGCTGTCGATGACTTTGATCAGTTTATTGAGGAGAACGTGCCACAGTATGATCGCGAGCATGGCAAGCTGCGCAGTTGAAACCGGGCAAAAAAGCGTTGCGAAGGTAGTTGTGTTTTTGTTAGTTCTTGTTTCTTGTTTTCTTCTGGGCAGAAAGCGGTGTTGTGTAGTTTGAGGAGGGGGTGTGCTTGGCTTTGTTCGTTGAGGGGAGGGTGTACGCTTGTTGTTTGTAGAGTACGATGGAGAGGGGTGTGTTAATTGCTGTGGAGCGTGGTGTGTTGGCGAGGGGGATGGGCTGGAACGTTGTGGGGTGGAGAACGTAGACGGATGGTTGGTTTTGTACGATGGATGTTTCGTAGATGGGAAGTGTTTCTTGTTCGTCAAGGCTGGAGGAGGGGATGCTGATTTTTTTTTGTCGAGAGAGGTCGTAGCCATATGTTGTCTTGCCTACCGTTTGGATGAGGACTGGGCGGTCTTTGTAGGTGATGACGTCGCCGGGGCGAACGGCGGGGATCTTGACGAGGACGGTGAGGCGTTGGAGGTGTTTGCTGCGTTGGCGGTCGTGGCCCCAAAGGTGAGTTGAGGTCTTGATGGTTGCGCCGAATGTTTTGTGGAGTGCTTGGGCAATTTGGTAGGTTGCTTTGTTGCTGCTGAGGAGGATGTCGTAGCCGTTTTTTCGTTGGATTGTTTTTGCAATGTGTACGCCGGGGTGGCTTTTGAGGAGGAGGTTTTGGATGAATTGTTTTGTGTGCGGGGTAGGGTTTCTGAGTTGGAGGGTTCCTTCAAAATAGTCTTTGTGTTTTTGGGGTGTGCTTGGCTCTTTCGCGAGGGGGATGGTGAGGTGGTAGGCTTCGTGGTAATGTTTGTTTTCGAGGTTTCCTTCGATGATGATGTCGACGTCGAGGTGTTTGTTGTGTTCTTTGTAGAGCGTGACTGTGAGGGTGTCAGGTTGTGCGTGCAAGGCGAAGGTGAGGGTGTCTTTGAGGTAGGCGGCTATGCCTTGTCTGAGGGTGGGGTAGGTTGTCCATTTTCCTTTCCATTTGAGTTTTTTTGTTTCAGGGCAGAGCGTGAGTTTTGTAGTTGTGGTGCCGGTGATGAGGGGTGTTGTTTCTCGGAGGCAAGAGGCGCATAAGACGCTGACGACTCGTTTGCTTCCGCATCGAGGACAGAATTTCATGGTTTGTTCCTATCTTTTTTTGGAAAGTTTTTTTTTTGGTTTGGTGAAGAGAGCATGCTTTTTTTTCTTTTTGTTGGTTTTTGTCTCGTTTGTGGTTGTGTTGTTTGAAGCGGGGCGTTCGTGCCGGTGCGCATCGTTGTGGAACGCGGCGGCGTTGTTGTGTGGCTCGAAGGGAGGACGTGTATTTAAACTATTCGTAGATTGTTTTGAATTTGGTTTTTCTCTGGTTTTGGTGCAGAGGGCTGGGAGAAAGGAGGGTTGTTGTGAAAGGAAAACCTTTAAAAAATGGTGAGGGGTCGCGTTTGTTGTGTCGCAAAAGAGGAAACGAACGGTTGGAGGAGGTTGGCGCGGGGCTGCCCGGAGGGTGTGGTTTTTTTTATGGAAGGAGGATTCTTTTTTGAGTTTGGTCGTGAACGTTGTTCTCGCGTTTGTGCTTATCAAGTTCGTCGTGTATCCTGGGCTTGGGTTAGTGCTGGGGACGCCGTTTCCTATTGTTGCGGTGGTTTCTAATAGTATGGAGCATGAAGGATCTTTTGATGTGTGGTGGTCTGCTCAGGAGGACAAGTATCTTGCGTTAAACATTACCAAGCAGGTGTTTGAGCGCTTTCCTTTCAAGAACGGGTTTAATAAGGGAGATATCATGGTTATTGTCGGCACGGATCCTGAGGACATCGAAGTAGGGGATGTCATCGTGTTTGAGGCGAACAAGCCGTATCCTATTATTCATCGGGTGGTGCATGTGTGGCGTGAGGATGGAAAGCTGTATTTTCGCACGAAGGGAGATAATAACGATAGGAGCATTGTCGCTCCTGATTTGAATGAACTTCAAATTGACCCCGCGTATTACTTGGGCAGGGCTGTTTTTCGCATTCCTTATGTGGGGTATGTGAAGATTGTGTTTGTTGATATGTTGCGGGCAATCAGCGGCGGCTTAAGCGTTGCAAGGTAGGTCTTCTTTTTTTGAGTGTGGTTCTTCGTTGGCCTTCGTTCTTGTTCGGGCGGTTTCCCAAATGAAAAAACTTTCAATATGGAAAATATGTTTTTGGTGTGTTTTTGGCACAAGCTTTATAAAAGAATCGTGGTGGCAGAGGTTCAGAACTTCGTTGTCATGAGGTTAGTAACGCAATGTTTTGCCCAAAATGCGGCTCGCTTTTGCGGCCAAAAAAAGAAAAGGACAAGGCAGTCCTTGCCTGTTCGTGCGGCTTTGTTGACAGAAAACATGAAGGCGCACCGCTAAAGGAAGTGGTGAAGAACGAGGAGAAGAACCTCAACGTCGTGGACGGCGAAGAAGAAGGTATGCTTCCCCTCACTGATGCAGAGTGCCCGAAATGCCATCATGCGAAAGCATTTTTTTGGTTGGTGCAAACGCGAGCAGGCGATGAAGGAGAAACAAAGTTCTTAAAGTGCGAGTCATGCGGGAATACATGGAGGGATTACGGTTAGCTAAGCGGAA contains the following coding sequences:
- a CDS encoding glutamate--tRNA ligase: MSDQKDPATNEAITTQARKLALENAVKYHGKASFGAVIGKLLHNNPSLRENLNTIKPTVQRIIDDVNKLTSAQQQQELHRINPEFEKEQAEKKENNRAARKELPPLPEAKRGNVTTRMAPEPSKYPHIGHAMSFLINYLYAKKYEGTCILRFDDTNPEKEAQEYVDAITTDVLDYLNITPAKTVFVSDAMETYYAYADKLIKTGNAYTSTQTPQEMSADRRAMRDNPEREKPITTIQEEWNRMKAGDYPDGTITLRLKISMQHKNAVMRDPVIFRICSTPHYRQGTRYKAWPLYDFACAIQEHIQGVTHVLRSSEFDTRIELQNHIRSLLGLNNPYTKQYARFNITGALTTGREIRERIESGEYTGWDDPRLVTLRALRRRGITKEALFELATIIGMSRTPSSIGFETIATINRRILDNTAKRYFFIKKPTRITINGAPRTTITLKNHPTKDLGTRTLTVSERLLIEEADAPLLNQNKLVRLIDFCNIKNKTYHSDAYDAFKGKGTSIIHYLPDDPSQLINTTIIMPDATSITGVAERNATALNEGDIIQFIRFGFCRLDKKEPNHLTFYYAHN
- a CDS encoding signal peptidase I, producing MEHEGSFDVWWSAQEDKYLALNITKQVFERFPFKNGFNKGDIMVIVGTDPEDIEVGDVIVFEANKPYPIIHRVVHVWREDGKLYFRTKGDNNDRSIVAPDLNELQIDPAYYLGRAVFRIPYVGYVKIVFVDMLRAISGGLSVAR
- a CDS encoding transcription factor S; translated protein: MFCPKCGSLLRPKKEKDKAVLACSCGFVDRKHEGAPLKEVVKNEEKNLNVVDGEEEGMLPLTDAECPKCHHAKAFFWLVQTRAGDEGETKFLKCESCGNTWRDYG